A portion of the Esox lucius isolate fEsoLuc1 chromosome 20, fEsoLuc1.pri, whole genome shotgun sequence genome contains these proteins:
- the thrap3a gene encoding thyroid hormone receptor-associated protein 3 isoform X4, whose translation MSKAMKSASRSRSRSRSCSVSRSRSSSRSRSRKHRYSSRSRSRSRSRSPSHNNRERNYPREYQNNNREFRGYHRGFRRPYYFRGRGRGYFPRGRYQRGGGGGYNNYRPNTWQNYRQHPQQQQQQQQQQQQQHHTDCQRRGRSRTPKKRSGSPRSHSHSKYSDRSSSPPSRHSRHSSSSRSSSPRHRQNSRDDKEELSTTKEVQKGGGVGEPVEITVSDGGAGGDKSRTNWQGVADPNISTSPKRSSPQVRSAVIIGQGTSATTLPSPSPTSTDAIGPAASCAPSWQTQAVGSSPSTKSPSQKSSTPVFSGFGFFSKDDSLAGDKAAISSAFKKFLEEHNNKKRLSGWENGRDMETNGGDVEREKGNGMKTSVGIFDRESGYGTSKGPEHNGKGEKGKSKYREDFDDDGNVSLNSFLKASPFLSSDGVEENEEKKLKSHAKGLCTEREDSDSTKPKRKATLSARELFEERFGKWEELAYLQAVDKDDDLDAMAEEIYRSRKQEKAAAIAAALAKREAIAGILRGFSPENVRRKERATSSPSHTPPPRRNSDRELLSVIGEESPSRASGKRGSKFSVKMESLRDDMASSSDFMAGERRLSRDLVHLTKKEKEFRSIFQHIQATQLPRSPSELFAQHIVTIVHHIKAQHFPSNGITLNERFTLYQRRAAEKETMKPRKSPEIHRRIDVSPSAFKKHSHLFEGMKGSGDSSYKDEGKKMKGDSMDLRLDIERRKKYSTRESDYKLDRGRDSGESQESSRERSAEKSSKHHKKSKKNKKKRSRSHSSSSSSSAESHKGGDYPHKELESKEEGFNKARLGPRGDCGGPMDRGRGRGGFQFKIRGRGWNSNGNSPSMGQPVHLKNEDWDPEYTPKSRKYYLVA comes from the exons ATGTCCAAGGCAATGAAGTCAGCCTCCAGGTCCAGGTCCCGGTCCAGATCttgctctgtctctcgctcCAGAAGCAGCTCAAGATCCAGATCCAGGAAACATCGCTACAG TTCTAGGTCCCGCTCTCGCTCCAGATCCCGTTCTCCATCTCACAACAACCGAGAGCGGAACTACCCAAGGGAGTACCAGAATAATAACCGCGAGTTCCGGGGCTACCACCGAGGCTTCCGGAGGCCCTACTACTTCAGAGGCAGAGGACGGGGCTACTTCCCACGGGGGCGCTACCAGCGAGGTGGGGGAGGCGGCTACAACAACTACCGCCCAAATACCTGGCAGAACTACAGGCAACACccccagcagcagcaacagcaacaacagcagcaacaacagcagcaccACACCGACTGCCAGAGACGGGGACGATCCCGTACCCCGAAAAAGCGCTCGGGTAGCCCTCGTTCCCACAGTCACTCCAAATACTCTGATCGGTCTTCCTCGCCCCCATCACGACACTCCCGCCACTCTTCTTCTTCACGCTCCTCCTCTCCAAGACACAGGCAGAACTCTAGGGATGACAAGGAGGAGCTTTCCACGACCAAAGAGGTCCAGAAGGGGGGTGGAGTGGGGGAGCCCGTGGAGATCACAGTGTCTGATGGGGGCGCTGGGGGAGACAAGTCTAGGACAAACTGGCAGGGTGTGGCGGATCCCAATATAAGCACCAGTCCCAAGAGGTCAAGTCCTCAGGTGCGCTCGGCTGTTATCATTGGTCAGGGCACGTCAGCTACAACCCTGCCTAGCCCCTCCCCTACAAGCACTGATGCCATAGGCCCCGCTGCCAGTTGTGCACCTTCATGGCAGACACAGGCAGTAGGCAGCTCGCCTTCGACCAAAAGCCCTTCTCAGAAAAGCTCCACACCtgttttctctggctttggCTTTTTCTCAAAAGATGACAGCCTGGCAGGAGATAAAGCAGCTATCTCCTCAGCATTCAAAAA GTTCTTGGAAGAGCACAATAATAAGAAAAGGCTGTCTGGTTGGGAGAATGGCAGAGACATGGAAACAAATGGTGGGGATGTTGAACGTGAAAAAGGGAATGGCATGAAGACCTCTGTTGGCATTTTTGACAGAGAGTCAGGCTATGGGACATCCAAAGGGCCTGAGCACAATGGCAAGGGGGAGAAAGGGAAGTCCAAGTACAGGGAGGACTTTGACGATGACGGAAATGTGTCGTTGAACAGTTTCTTAAAAGCCTCCCCTTTTCTTTCCTCCGATGGCGTGGAAGAGAATGAGGAGAAAAAACTTAAATCCCATGCCAAAGGTCTCTGCACAGAACGCGAAGACAGTGATTCCACCAAGCCCAAGAGGAAAGCCACGCTCTCAGCCCGTGAGCTGTTCGAGGAGCGCTTCGGCAAGTGGGAGGAACTGGCGTACCTGCAGGCTGTTGACAAAGACGATGATCTTGACGCTATGGCGGAAGAGATATACCGCAGCCGGAAGCAGGAGAAGGCGGCAGCCATTGCTGCAGCCCTGGCCAAGAGGGAGGCAATAGCGGGCATCCTCAGAGGCTTTTCTCCAGAGAATgtcaggaggaaggagagagccACCTCCAGCCCatcccacacacccccaccacgTAGGAACTCTGACCGAGAGTTGTTGTCTGTCATTGGGGAGGAGTCTCCCTCAAGGGCCTCTGGGAAAAGAGGATCTAAGTTCAGTGTCAAAATGGAATCCCTTAGAGATGACATGGCGAG CTCCTCTGATTTCATGGCTGGTGAGCGAAGGTTATCGCGAGATCTTGTGCATCTTACTAAAAAGGAGAAGGAGTTTCGTTCTATCTTCCAACATATTCAGGCCACACAGTTACCAAGGAGTCCCTCAGAGCTGTTTGCACAGCACATTGTCACCATCGTCCATCACATAAAAG CACAGCACTTTCCATCCAATGGAATCACTCTAAATGAGCGATTCACCTTGTACCAAAGAAGAGCTGCAGAAAAGGAAACGATGAAGCCAAGAAAGAGCCCAGAGATCCACAG gagAATTGATGTTTCTCCCAGTGCTTTTAAGAAACACTCTCACCTGTTTGAGGGGATGAAAGGTTCCGGGGATAGCAGTTACAAG GATGAagggaaaaaaatgaagggCGACTCAATGGACCTTCGTCTGGATATTGAGCGCCGTAAAAAATATTCTACCCGAGAGAGTGATTATAAATTGGATAGGGGGAGAGATTCAGGAGAATCCCAAGAGTCAAGCAGGGAGAGGTCTGCTGAGAAGTCATCCAAGCACCACAAGAAATCCAA GAAAAACAAGAAGAAACGCTCTCGCTctcactcctcctcttcctcttcatctgccGAATCTCACAAGGGAGGAGACTACCCCCATAAGGAGCTTGAGTCTAAAGAGGAAGGCTTTAACAAGGCCAGACTGGGCCCCAGGGGGGACTGTGGGGGTCCCATGGACAGGGGACGAGGACGCGGAGGCTTT CAGTTTAAAATAAGAGGAAGGGGCTGGAATAGCAATGGCAATTCTCCGAGCATGGGCCAGCCAGTCCACCTAAAGAATGAGGACTGGGACCCAGAATACACCCCCAAGAGCCGAAAATACTACTTGGTAG CATGA